The Spirochaetota bacterium genome includes a window with the following:
- a CDS encoding aldo/keto reductase, with protein MIETNLTITRRKFLAGAAAFAAGYSLARGGLGAEERTHARRAIPSSGEKIPVIGMGTSRTFDAGTNRAALDELAGVVRAFFDGGGTVIDSSPMYGTSEAVVGKLLEETGTKKSVFAATKVWIDGRDAGIGQMRRSMELIGVSVMDLMQIHNLRDWQAHLPVLRDWKRQGTIRYIGITTSHGRSHDELEKIMRSEQLDFVQFSYSIEERAAEERLLPLAADRGIAVLINRPFQRGDMFRKVKGTPLPGWSAEFDCASWGQFFLKFVVSHPAVTCAIPASSSARHMGDNMGAGFGRMPDAAMRARMLKFYEAL; from the coding sequence ATGATTGAAACTAACTTGACGATAACACGGCGGAAATTTCTGGCGGGCGCGGCTGCTTTCGCGGCAGGATACTCACTCGCGCGCGGCGGCCTGGGGGCGGAAGAGCGCACGCACGCGCGGCGCGCCATCCCGTCCTCCGGCGAAAAAATTCCCGTGATAGGAATGGGAACCTCGCGCACCTTCGACGCGGGTACGAACCGGGCCGCGCTGGATGAGCTCGCCGGGGTCGTAAGGGCCTTCTTTGACGGCGGCGGTACGGTGATCGATTCCTCGCCCATGTACGGCACCTCCGAGGCCGTCGTGGGTAAACTCCTGGAGGAGACGGGGACGAAGAAGTCCGTGTTCGCGGCTACGAAGGTGTGGATCGACGGGCGGGACGCGGGTATCGGGCAGATGCGGCGCTCGATGGAGCTCATAGGCGTGAGCGTGATGGACCTCATGCAGATTCACAACCTGCGCGACTGGCAGGCACACCTCCCGGTGCTCCGCGACTGGAAGCGCCAGGGGACGATACGCTATATCGGCATCACGACTTCGCACGGCCGCTCCCACGACGAGCTCGAAAAGATCATGAGATCGGAACAGCTCGATTTCGTCCAGTTTTCCTACAGCATCGAGGAGCGTGCGGCCGAGGAACGCCTGCTGCCGCTCGCGGCGGACAGGGGCATTGCCGTGCTCATCAACCGCCCCTTCCAGAGGGGCGACATGTTCCGGAAGGTGAAGGGCACACCGCTCCCCGGCTGGAGCGCGGAATTCGACTGTGCGAGCTGGGGCCAGTTCTTCCTGAAATTCGTCGTCTCGCACCCGGCGGTCACCTGCGCGATTCCCGCGAGCTCCAGCGCGCGGCACATGGGCGACAACATGGGCGCGGGATTCGGACGTATGCCGGACGCGGCCATGCGCGCGAGGATGCTCAAGTTTTACGAGGCACTGTGA
- a CDS encoding CocE/NonD family hydrolase, with protein sequence MYTYRLSGLVVTAVCLALSLAFLSCANEGAPVSRHLEYSGYSAPAFKGYAKETRLVPMKDGTRLAVDYFIPKDGPAQEKFPSLFVFTPYGRAYLFPKMAWYEKLFARISRGTWGPIFDWSTREDVKLFLSHGYAFVVADMRGAGASFGAQMPFTPGIAEDGKELVDWIGAQPWSNGKVGMYGRSYLGWIQLMIAAKKPKALACIMPEVIVSEAYTEGVKPGGIDAIAWIERYAKLLLDLNLNRFDPANLSIPTAPAADEDVDGDFADEMPLMGAGDPASFLDDGPPVYADGKAREGLYHKATLEHKKNVLFTSFKRKSAPYFDTIAPEVFGPYRVVDGSPGYYLKEVIESGIPVYNIGGWFDGFVRGTAKIHATMAGKTRAKLHLAPRFHYPPYISKAYGKYFDYGVDYEKIITVERLRFFDRYLKGIENGIDREAPVNIYVMNAGWRSENEWPPARGRVTPFYFGEGRALAEAPGADGADRYDVDFTHSSSYGKNEVNRWLMMYVPDGLMERTGQDAKCLTWDTPALDRDMEVTGHPVVSLYVSSNRDDGDFFVYLSDVDESGKSLYVTEGQLRAGWKNMYNDDDQVLGKIDVKPDLPWHGYKKDQYSAKPLAGGKITELRFDLLPTSWLFKKGHRVRVAVACADDKNFEMNPYLCSGDRPEDCPATTVTVHRAKAYPSRIELPVIPAR encoded by the coding sequence ATGTATACGTATCGTTTGTCGGGACTTGTCGTCACCGCGGTCTGTCTTGCGCTATCCCTCGCGTTTCTTTCGTGCGCGAACGAGGGCGCACCCGTGAGCCGACACCTGGAATATTCCGGCTACTCCGCCCCCGCGTTCAAGGGCTATGCGAAGGAAACGCGTCTCGTCCCCATGAAGGACGGCACCAGGCTCGCGGTGGATTATTTCATTCCGAAAGACGGGCCCGCGCAGGAAAAATTTCCCTCCCTCTTCGTCTTCACGCCCTACGGCAGGGCGTACCTCTTTCCGAAAATGGCGTGGTACGAAAAGCTGTTCGCGCGGATCTCAAGAGGCACGTGGGGGCCGATATTCGACTGGTCCACGCGGGAAGACGTGAAGCTCTTCCTCTCCCACGGCTACGCCTTCGTGGTCGCCGACATGCGCGGCGCGGGTGCGTCGTTCGGCGCGCAGATGCCGTTCACGCCCGGAATCGCCGAGGACGGGAAGGAGCTTGTCGACTGGATAGGCGCGCAGCCGTGGTCGAACGGGAAGGTGGGGATGTACGGTCGGTCGTACCTGGGCTGGATACAGCTCATGATCGCCGCGAAAAAGCCGAAGGCCCTTGCCTGCATAATGCCCGAGGTCATCGTCTCCGAGGCCTACACCGAGGGGGTGAAACCCGGCGGGATCGACGCGATCGCCTGGATCGAGCGCTACGCGAAGCTCCTGCTCGACCTGAACCTGAACCGGTTCGATCCCGCGAACCTGAGCATACCCACGGCGCCCGCCGCCGACGAGGACGTGGACGGTGATTTCGCCGACGAGATGCCCCTCATGGGCGCGGGCGATCCCGCGAGCTTCCTGGACGACGGCCCGCCTGTCTACGCCGACGGCAAGGCGCGCGAGGGGCTCTATCACAAGGCGACACTCGAACATAAAAAAAACGTGCTCTTCACCTCGTTTAAAAGAAAGAGCGCCCCGTACTTCGACACCATCGCGCCCGAGGTTTTCGGGCCCTACCGCGTAGTCGACGGAAGCCCTGGCTACTACCTGAAAGAGGTGATCGAATCGGGAATCCCGGTGTACAATATCGGCGGCTGGTTCGACGGCTTCGTACGGGGCACGGCGAAGATTCACGCGACCATGGCGGGAAAGACCCGCGCGAAGCTCCACCTCGCGCCCCGCTTCCACTACCCGCCGTATATCAGCAAGGCCTACGGAAAATATTTCGACTACGGTGTCGATTATGAGAAGATCATCACGGTAGAGCGCCTGCGCTTCTTCGACCGCTATCTGAAGGGAATCGAGAACGGCATCGACCGGGAGGCGCCCGTGAACATCTACGTGATGAACGCCGGCTGGCGCTCCGAGAACGAATGGCCGCCTGCGCGCGGCCGCGTGACGCCGTTCTATTTTGGCGAGGGACGCGCGCTCGCCGAGGCGCCGGGGGCCGACGGCGCGGACCGGTACGACGTCGACTTCACCCACAGCTCGAGCTACGGGAAGAACGAGGTGAACCGCTGGCTCATGATGTACGTCCCCGACGGTCTCATGGAGCGTACCGGCCAGGACGCGAAATGCCTCACCTGGGACACGCCCGCGCTCGATCGCGATATGGAGGTGACGGGGCATCCCGTCGTGAGCCTGTACGTCTCGTCGAACCGCGATGACGGCGATTTCTTCGTGTACCTGTCCGATGTCGACGAGTCGGGAAAATCGCTCTACGTGACCGAGGGCCAGCTGCGCGCGGGGTGGAAAAATATGTACAACGACGACGACCAGGTGCTCGGGAAGATCGACGTGAAGCCCGACCTCCCGTGGCACGGATATAAAAAGGACCAGTATTCCGCGAAGCCCCTCGCGGGCGGGAAGATCACGGAGCTGCGCTTCGATCTCCTTCCCACCTCGTGGCTCTTCAAAAAGGGACACCGCGTGCGCGTCGCGGTCGCGTGCGCGGACGACAAAAATTTCGAGATGAACCCGTACCTCTGTTCCGGGGACCGCCCGGAGGACTGCCCCGCGACAACCGTGACCGTGCATCGCGCGAAGGCGTATCCCTCGAGGATCGAGCTGCCGGTGATCCCGGCGCGGTGA
- a CDS encoding ankyrin repeat domain-containing protein — MNKVYHMASILILLLVSVHLMAEESFIELWNTGTPAQITKALKNGASVKANEYGITPLMFAAQNNPNPEVIGVFIKNGALINEVDPTGTTPLMYAAMQNNAAVVDALLKAGADAKLKNSDGKTAYDLAEYNEKVNRTPAYQALKNALDK, encoded by the coding sequence ATGAATAAAGTATATCACATGGCATCGATATTAATATTACTTCTGGTTTCTGTACATTTAATGGCAGAGGAAAGTTTTATTGAACTCTGGAATACAGGCACTCCGGCTCAGATAACAAAAGCTCTGAAAAATGGAGCCTCTGTAAAAGCTAACGAGTATGGCATAACCCCGCTTATGTTTGCTGCACAGAATAATCCGAATCCTGAAGTTATTGGTGTGTTTATAAAGAATGGTGCCTTGATAAACGAGGTTGATCCTACAGGAACAACACCTCTCATGTATGCTGCAATGCAGAATAATGCTGCGGTTGTTGATGCACTATTGAAAGCAGGTGCAGATGCAAAACTGAAAAACAGTGACGGCAAAACAGCATATGATCTTGCAGAATATAATGAGAAAGTCAACAGGACTCCAGCTTATCAGGCATTGAAGAACGCGCTGGATAAGTAG
- a CDS encoding homoserine dehydrogenase, with amino-acid sequence MQYHAFSVKSRCITLTCIRAPMNGLEAHRPPAPRRYDLPRSATRFSIDKTRRRLQNHWHNSGLRVLEMKQVNIGLVGFGTVGGGLYRLLAENGELIRARAGIDARIKTVCDLDVARVKSATEGVDVTADYRTILADKEIDLVVELIGGIEPAKTIIADALRAGKHAVTANKKLLAEAGDEIFALAAAGPARLGFEAAVGGGIPCILALRQGLVGNRVLSVMGILNGTTNYILTRMREEHLSFETALADAQRKGFAEADPTFDIEGFDAGHKIAILAMLAYGMKIDYRALSIEGITKIRALDMEFAREMGYVIKLLGIAKLVDGKVDIRVHPTMLPLRHPLASVQNEFNAVMFTNDMTGPVTLHGKGAGSLPTASAVASDIVEITKGSGGDPVRFSGSAAYVGPGARLSRYYMRVHTEDRHGILSKIAGALAAHSISIASVIQKESETQHVPLIIMTHRVTEADMLAAAGEISGFDFVEGSATLIRVED; translated from the coding sequence ATGCAGTACCACGCTTTCTCTGTAAAATCACGGTGCATCACCTTGACCTGTATTCGTGCGCCGATGAACGGCCTTGAAGCGCATCGGCCCCCCGCGCCTCGCCGATACGACTTGCCCCGATCCGCAACGCGCTTTTCTATTGACAAAACGCGGCGCCGTTTGCAGAATCACTGGCACAATTCCGGGCTCAGGGTACTTGAAATGAAACAGGTGAACATCGGCCTCGTGGGGTTCGGCACCGTGGGAGGCGGGCTGTACCGCCTGCTCGCGGAGAACGGCGAGCTCATCCGCGCGCGCGCGGGAATCGACGCGCGCATCAAGACCGTGTGCGATCTCGACGTCGCGCGGGTGAAATCGGCGACGGAGGGCGTGGACGTTACGGCGGATTACCGCACCATACTCGCGGATAAAGAGATCGACCTGGTGGTCGAGCTTATCGGCGGCATCGAGCCGGCAAAGACCATCATCGCCGATGCGCTCCGTGCCGGGAAGCACGCGGTGACCGCAAACAAGAAGCTCCTCGCCGAGGCGGGGGACGAGATCTTCGCGCTCGCGGCGGCGGGGCCGGCGCGCCTGGGCTTCGAGGCCGCGGTGGGCGGGGGCATCCCGTGCATCCTCGCGCTCAGGCAGGGCCTCGTGGGCAACCGCGTGCTGAGCGTCATGGGCATACTGAACGGGACCACGAACTACATCCTTACGCGCATGCGCGAGGAGCACCTCTCCTTCGAGACCGCGCTCGCCGATGCGCAGCGCAAGGGCTTCGCCGAGGCCGACCCGACCTTCGACATCGAGGGCTTCGACGCCGGTCACAAGATCGCGATCCTGGCGATGCTCGCCTACGGCATGAAGATCGATTACCGCGCGCTCTCCATCGAGGGCATCACGAAGATACGCGCGCTCGACATGGAGTTCGCACGCGAGATGGGCTACGTCATCAAGCTCCTGGGCATCGCGAAGCTCGTGGACGGGAAGGTGGACATACGGGTGCACCCCACCATGCTGCCCCTGCGCCACCCGCTCGCGTCGGTGCAGAACGAGTTCAACGCCGTGATGTTCACGAACGACATGACCGGTCCCGTGACGCTCCACGGCAAGGGCGCGGGGAGCCTGCCCACCGCCTCCGCGGTCGCGAGCGATATCGTCGAGATCACGAAGGGGAGCGGCGGCGACCCGGTCCGTTTCTCGGGCAGCGCCGCGTACGTGGGACCGGGCGCGCGCCTCTCGCGCTATTACATGCGGGTCCACACCGAGGACCGGCACGGCATCCTCTCGAAGATCGCGGGCGCCCTCGCGGCGCACTCAATCTCGATCGCCTCGGTCATCCAGAAGGAGAGCGAGACCCAGCACGTGCCGCTCATCATCATGACGCACCGCGTCACGGAAGCGGACATGCTCGCGGCGGCGGGCGAGATCAGCGGCTTCGACTTTGTCGAGGGAAGCGCGACCCTGATCCGCGTCGAGGACTAG
- the thrC gene encoding threonine synthase: MSYEFHAVFKCIGCGETYPLDEIIYRCRKCNELLEVSHDMEALRGARSANDWRALFDSRVGTTRWPFGSGVWGKKEFVCPEVDDENVISMFEGNTNLFWAKRFGEMLGMKDLWVKMCGNSHTGSFKDLGMTVLVSMVSEMIRRGKKIDAVACASTGDTSAALAAYCAYAGIPSIVFLPANKISTAQLVQPMANGAIVLSLDTNFDGCMKVVQEITKDNTIYLANSMNSLRVEGQKSISVELVQQFNWEVPDFIIIPGGNLGNVSALGKGFSMMLELGMISKKPTIVLAQAQNANPLYRSYLKGFREFEPIVPQKTLASAIQIGDPVSVRKAIAALREFNGIVEQASEEELADAAALADRTGMYNCPHTGVALAVLVKLAGRGVIPKNARTIVISTAHGLKFSEFKVGYHEGAIPGVTSRYANRPLVLPPDVDRVRDALAKELAARKA; encoded by the coding sequence ATGAGCTACGAATTCCACGCCGTTTTCAAATGTATCGGATGCGGAGAGACCTATCCGCTCGACGAGATCATTTACCGCTGCAGGAAATGCAACGAGCTTCTCGAGGTGAGCCACGACATGGAGGCCCTGCGCGGGGCCAGGAGCGCGAACGACTGGCGCGCGCTTTTCGACAGCCGGGTGGGGACCACGCGGTGGCCCTTCGGGAGCGGCGTGTGGGGCAAGAAGGAATTCGTATGCCCCGAGGTGGACGACGAGAACGTGATCTCCATGTTCGAGGGGAACACGAACCTCTTCTGGGCGAAGCGCTTCGGCGAGATGCTCGGGATGAAGGACCTCTGGGTGAAGATGTGCGGAAACAGCCACACGGGCTCGTTCAAGGACCTGGGGATGACAGTGCTCGTATCGATGGTCAGCGAAATGATCCGCCGCGGCAAGAAGATCGACGCGGTGGCGTGCGCCTCCACGGGCGACACCTCGGCGGCGCTTGCGGCGTATTGCGCCTACGCGGGCATACCCTCAATCGTGTTCCTTCCCGCGAACAAGATATCGACGGCCCAGCTCGTGCAGCCCATGGCGAACGGCGCGATCGTGCTCTCCCTTGACACGAATTTCGACGGCTGCATGAAGGTGGTGCAGGAGATCACGAAGGATAACACCATTTATCTCGCGAACTCTATGAACTCCCTGCGCGTCGAGGGACAGAAGTCGATATCGGTAGAGCTGGTCCAGCAGTTCAACTGGGAGGTCCCGGACTTCATCATTATCCCGGGCGGAAACCTGGGGAACGTCTCGGCCCTGGGGAAGGGATTCTCGATGATGCTCGAGCTCGGCATGATCTCGAAAAAGCCGACGATCGTGCTCGCCCAGGCACAGAACGCCAACCCGCTGTATCGGTCATACCTAAAAGGATTCAGGGAATTCGAGCCCATAGTGCCGCAGAAGACGCTCGCCTCCGCCATACAGATCGGCGATCCCGTGTCCGTACGCAAGGCGATCGCGGCGCTCCGGGAATTCAACGGGATCGTGGAGCAGGCCAGCGAGGAGGAGCTCGCCGACGCGGCCGCGCTCGCTGACCGCACCGGCATGTACAACTGCCCCCACACCGGCGTGGCGCTCGCGGTCCTTGTGAAGCTCGCCGGCCGCGGCGTGATCCCGAAAAACGCGCGCACGATCGTGATCTCCACGGCGCACGGGCTCAAGTTCTCGGAGTTCAAAGTGGGCTACCACGAGGGGGCGATACCCGGCGTGACGAGCCGTTATGCGAACAGGCCGCTGGTCCTGCCGCCCGACGTGGACAGAGTCCGTGACGCGCTGGCGAAGGAGCTCGCGGCGAGGAAGGCTTAG
- a CDS encoding DUF1304 domain-containing protein: MIADITVAVVALVHVYILVLEMFLWEKPAGRKAFRLTPEFAKASRVLAANQGLYNGFLSAGLAWGLMLGADGIHVRIFFLGCVIVAGVFGALTASRKILYVQALPAAIAIALVIAFRS; this comes from the coding sequence CTGATCGCCGACATCACGGTCGCAGTGGTCGCCCTTGTGCACGTGTATATTCTCGTGCTTGAAATGTTCCTCTGGGAAAAGCCGGCGGGAAGGAAGGCGTTTCGTCTCACGCCGGAGTTCGCGAAGGCGTCGCGCGTACTGGCCGCGAACCAGGGGCTCTATAACGGCTTTTTGTCCGCGGGTCTCGCGTGGGGCCTCATGCTGGGCGCCGACGGGATCCACGTCAGGATTTTCTTCCTTGGCTGCGTGATCGTCGCGGGTGTGTTCGGCGCGTTGACCGCAAGCCGGAAAATTCTATACGTTCAGGCGCTTCCCGCCGCCATCGCGATCGCGCTGGTGATAGCGTTCCGGTCCTGA
- a CDS encoding serine/threonine-protein phosphatase, translated as MFTESGLESEFREDYLDKSMLSVRIALALGVVLYSAFGVLDYLIAPLSMYHIWFIRFAIVVPALAAVFGLTYLRISRPFMQPLLSFSSLIAGFGIVAIIGVTVEKESSLYYYAGLILVIMWTYTFVRLRFLYATVCSWIIVLAYEFTAIGYQGLLDRPEMINIFVNNNFFFIASNVIGMFACYLIELYTRKDFLQRRQIASGREELQTERNNLQTRMDIMDRELEMARLIQQRFIPDLNPTEYISALYRPMEAVGGDLIDFVRFGEGEKIGLFMSDVSGHGVPAALITSMLKSSMLESSRLSFNPALVLAHLNRVLGDQTDENFVTAFYGVYDKSTRSIIYANAGHHPPRIILSKSVTTLDKAKRMPLAISTNEELVSTGMIYANARATIPAHSKLILYTDGLVEARNPSDRSTEFGESLDDRLLKLREFDCRGFLDALYGELVEFRGGDSFDDDICMICVDIR; from the coding sequence ATGTTTACCGAGTCCGGACTCGAATCCGAGTTCCGCGAGGATTACCTCGACAAGTCGATGCTCTCGGTGAGGATCGCGCTTGCCTTGGGCGTGGTTCTGTATTCGGCTTTTGGCGTCCTGGATTACCTTATCGCCCCCCTCTCCATGTACCATATCTGGTTCATCCGCTTCGCGATTGTCGTGCCCGCGCTGGCGGCCGTGTTCGGGCTTACCTACCTCCGTATTTCGAGACCCTTCATGCAGCCCCTTCTCTCGTTCAGTTCGCTCATCGCGGGTTTCGGGATCGTCGCGATCATTGGCGTGACGGTCGAAAAGGAAAGCAGCCTCTATTACTACGCGGGCCTCATCCTCGTGATCATGTGGACCTACACCTTCGTGCGGCTTCGCTTCCTGTACGCGACCGTGTGCAGCTGGATCATCGTGTTGGCATACGAATTCACGGCGATAGGCTACCAGGGCCTGCTTGACAGGCCGGAAATGATAAATATTTTCGTGAACAACAACTTCTTCTTCATCGCCTCCAACGTGATCGGCATGTTCGCCTGTTACCTGATAGAGCTCTATACCAGGAAGGACTTTCTGCAGCGGAGACAGATCGCCTCGGGAAGGGAAGAGCTTCAAACGGAGAGGAACAACCTCCAGACCAGGATGGACATCATGGACAGGGAGCTCGAGATGGCGCGCCTGATTCAACAGAGGTTCATCCCTGACCTTAACCCCACCGAGTATATTTCCGCCCTGTACAGGCCCATGGAGGCCGTGGGCGGAGACCTGATCGACTTCGTGCGTTTCGGCGAGGGCGAAAAGATTGGGCTTTTCATGAGCGACGTGTCGGGGCACGGCGTCCCCGCCGCGCTGATCACGTCCATGCTCAAGAGCAGCATGCTGGAGTCCAGCAGGCTCTCGTTCAACCCCGCGCTCGTGCTCGCGCACCTGAACCGGGTTCTAGGCGACCAGACGGACGAAAACTTCGTGACGGCGTTCTACGGCGTGTATGACAAGTCGACCAGGTCCATCATCTACGCCAACGCCGGCCATCACCCCCCCAGGATCATACTGAGCAAATCGGTCACGACCCTTGACAAGGCGAAGAGGATGCCGCTCGCCATATCGACGAACGAGGAGCTGGTTTCGACCGGGATGATTTACGCGAACGCCAGGGCGACCATCCCCGCGCACAGCAAGCTCATTCTCTACACGGACGGGCTCGTCGAGGCGAGGAATCCTTCCGATCGATCGACGGAATTCGGGGAGAGCCTGGACGATCGGCTCCTTAAGCTGCGCGAGTTCGACTGCAGGGGTTTTCTGGACGCCCTCTACGGCGAGCTCGTGGAATTCAGGGGCGGCGATTCCTTCGACGACGACATCTGTATGATCTGCGTCGACATAAGGTGA
- a CDS encoding MFS transporter, with amino-acid sequence MYHFSLLCGYYIIRPLRDEMGIAGGVEKLQWMFSGTFVVMLAAVPLFGWAARRFAPRRLLVYVYLFFIGNLLLFFALFRSGIAPAGIARAFFIWASVYNLFIVSVFWSFMADIFTSARAARLFGIIAAGGTAGALAGPALAAALVMPFGPPVLLLFSAGFLAVAVLCIRRLASWKDQEKAMPDARHAGTRESASAPENERAIGGGVLAGIRLVFSSPYLAGICAFMLLFTTLSTFLYFQQAHIVRAYLDDPSRRMAFFAGMDFAVNALTLAVQVFLTGRIVGRFGIGISLAAVPALLTAGFAFLGAMPALGTIVAVQVVRRAGDYALTRPGREMLYVVLGREEKYKAKNFIDTVVYRGGDALSAWAYAAMGGLGLSVAGTAFAAMPLAALWAWIAWRLGLRQETLAAAEKGTHGGR; translated from the coding sequence ATGTATCATTTTTCCCTCCTATGCGGCTATTACATTATTCGTCCCCTGCGCGACGAGATGGGCATCGCGGGGGGAGTTGAAAAGCTGCAATGGATGTTCAGCGGCACGTTTGTCGTGATGCTGGCCGCGGTGCCGCTGTTCGGGTGGGCCGCCCGGCGCTTTGCGCCGCGCAGGCTCCTTGTGTACGTCTACCTGTTCTTCATTGGAAACCTGCTCCTGTTCTTCGCGCTGTTCAGATCGGGCATCGCCCCGGCAGGAATCGCGCGGGCTTTTTTCATCTGGGCGAGCGTCTACAACCTTTTCATCGTATCGGTCTTCTGGAGCTTCATGGCGGACATATTCACGAGCGCGCGCGCGGCACGGCTCTTTGGGATCATCGCGGCCGGCGGTACCGCGGGGGCGCTTGCGGGTCCCGCGCTCGCGGCCGCGCTCGTGATGCCGTTCGGGCCGCCGGTCCTCCTGCTCTTTTCGGCGGGCTTCCTCGCGGTGGCGGTGCTGTGCATCCGCCGGCTGGCCTCCTGGAAGGACCAGGAGAAAGCAATGCCGGACGCACGGCATGCGGGAACGCGTGAGAGCGCATCGGCCCCCGAAAATGAAAGGGCGATCGGGGGAGGCGTGCTCGCGGGTATCCGGCTCGTATTCTCTTCGCCGTACCTCGCGGGGATATGTGCGTTCATGCTCCTTTTCACGACCCTGTCCACGTTCCTCTATTTCCAGCAGGCCCACATCGTGCGCGCGTACCTGGACGACCCGTCGCGGCGCATGGCGTTTTTCGCCGGCATGGATTTCGCCGTGAACGCGCTCACCCTCGCGGTGCAGGTGTTCCTGACCGGGAGGATCGTCGGGCGCTTTGGTATCGGAATATCTCTTGCCGCCGTACCGGCGCTGCTCACGGCGGGCTTCGCGTTCCTGGGGGCGATGCCCGCGCTCGGGACGATCGTCGCCGTGCAGGTCGTGCGGCGGGCGGGGGATTACGCCCTCACGCGGCCGGGGCGCGAAATGCTCTATGTGGTCCTGGGTCGTGAGGAAAAGTACAAGGCGAAAAATTTCATCGACACGGTGGTCTACCGCGGCGGGGACGCGCTGAGCGCCTGGGCGTATGCCGCGATGGGCGGGCTGGGACTTTCCGTGGCGGGCACGGCGTTCGCGGCGATGCCGCTCGCCGCCCTGTGGGCGTGGATTGCCTGGAGACTGGGCCTGCGGCAGGAGACGCTCGCCGCCGCGGAAAAAGGGACGCACGGGGGACGCTGA
- a CDS encoding TIGR04255 family protein, whose amino-acid sequence MDNMRIIEKLPNAPLQEVIFEIRWDPDVDQETNQPLDLGYELAQGLFAESVAKILSYHKRLAAPSIPVFSPYMLAHQFWKSNGEWPVVQLGPCIMTVNDIGKNYIWQSSFKPLTVTMLDILQKSYKKPIRFNSVSLRYVDAVDLPSVPNASVQAFIEDNFKLKLNREYAVEGALNDINITEVYLLPDGTNLNITVASGTHGVKISPAIIWQTAVTKSASTTSNDIVEWLEMVHNVVSSLFKSMLKDHFYESFRKLPGS is encoded by the coding sequence ATGGATAATATGAGAATAATTGAAAAGCTCCCCAATGCGCCTCTCCAGGAGGTCATTTTTGAAATCCGCTGGGACCCTGATGTAGATCAGGAGACCAATCAGCCGCTTGATCTCGGGTATGAGCTTGCGCAGGGCCTGTTTGCGGAGTCGGTTGCAAAAATCCTTTCCTATCATAAAAGACTCGCAGCCCCGTCAATTCCCGTGTTCTCTCCTTATATGTTGGCCCACCAGTTTTGGAAATCCAACGGCGAATGGCCGGTGGTGCAACTCGGGCCATGCATCATGACGGTCAATGACATTGGCAAAAATTATATCTGGCAGAGCTCGTTTAAACCCCTGACCGTTACCATGCTGGACATTTTGCAAAAAAGTTATAAAAAACCTATACGGTTCAATTCCGTGAGTCTGCGTTATGTAGACGCTGTGGATTTGCCTTCGGTTCCAAATGCTTCGGTGCAAGCGTTTATCGAAGATAATTTCAAATTGAAGCTCAACAGAGAATATGCCGTGGAAGGAGCCTTAAACGATATCAATATCACTGAAGTCTATCTTCTGCCAGATGGAACCAATCTGAATATAACTGTCGCCAGCGGTACACATGGAGTGAAAATATCTCCTGCAATAATATGGCAGACTGCGGTAACTAAAAGTGCTTCCACTACATCAAATGATATTGTCGAATGGCTTGAAATGGTGCATAATGTCGTATCAAGCCTTTTCAAATCCATGTTGAAGGATCATTTTTATGAGAGCTTTAGAAAACTGCCTGGTTCTTAA